A genomic stretch from Puntigrus tetrazona isolate hp1 chromosome 6, ASM1883169v1, whole genome shotgun sequence includes:
- the esyt1b gene encoding extended synaptotagmin-1 isoform X1, whose translation MSNVDSGPKNDSDSEKKTEAARDTPSGEIDVPKTELFDAKAILWTFGKCLTTLLPVYLAGYYRMSTSLVVFGMMVYAGWKHTREAKEARLKSAIQLVNDEQEYISSKSFRSRRDLPSWVNFPDVEKVEWLNKVIQQAWPFIGQYLEKLLTETIAPSIRGSSTHLQTLSFTKVDFGGKPMKVVGVKAHTENDKGQILLDVYISYVGDVEINVEVKRYFCKAGVKGIQLHGMMRVILEPLIGDVPIVGAVTMFFIQRPKLTINWTGLTNLLDIPGLNVMSDTMIMDAIASFLVLPNRLTVPLVADLQVAQLRCPLPRGVVRIHLVEADGLASKDGVMAGMSDPYATLRVGPQTFKSRHLDNTLNPKWGEIYEVIVHEVPGQELEVEVFDKDPDHDDFLGRTKLDLGIVKKSKIVDEWFTLKDTPTGRVHLRLEWLMLEAGTERLEEVLKRNESVVSKTAKPPSAAILAVYLDKAEALPMKKGNKDPNPIVQISVQDVTRDSRICWNTVNPQWEDAFTFFIRDPSKQDINVQVKDNDRVQVLGSLSIPVSRLLSCQDLNMDEWFNLENSGPESRIHINTVLRVLWLDEAAATASLLSSDPFSKSSASRPQKTTPHSSFASEGMLRIHLVEGQNLVAKDNLMGGMVKGKSDPYVKIQVGGETFKSHVIKENLNPTWNEMYEVVLTQLPGQELTLEVFDRDMDMKDDFMGRLKMNLSDIISSEYINEWFTLSDVKRGRVHLALEWLPTETQPEKLQQVLQYQSKSVYLNKSVPTAALLFVYLERAHELPLKKSGKEPKVGAELILRGTSHKTTVSDRTSSPQWDEAFHFLVRDPLNENLVVKLSHNWDFSLGSVVIPIKELLSEPDLMLDQWLDLDGASPQSQILLRAQLKILCPKETESSEDHKEPKASSIRRKQEEELVQKSIIEEVPPSPVSRTSSVSVPEEEDVPEVPEVPEVSSSDDLRPLHTSPDPSFGAEGVLRLHLLEAEDLVAKDNMMGGMVKGKSDPYVKIHIGDKIFKSHVIKENLNPTWNEMYEVVLPSRSTSDVLVEVFDKDVDKDDFLGRVKISLQEIIGSQLTDEWFSLNDVKRGRVHMILEWLPAVARHDRLQKALGLQSEHSYLNKSVPSAALFFVLLERAHDLPLKKSGKEPKPAAELVLGDITHKTKVCERSMSPEWSEAFHFLVHNPTDEILIIKLSSAFEQPLGSVVLPIRELLSKPDLLMDQWLSVDGAGPDSQILLRAQLKILDSSLDTSVLRRKKAVVEEERPAVEQHKEKAPVTVEHSQAAVSKESEKKTLPTKGVSQLAASTLPRPMSLPQEPQKQTDAQDIDDHHTPSLPKTQPATEDLSKVPDSTTNEGGYMEPIKTFGSAHEEQKPEEQSHKSVSPSAPAEESKVSSSTELRPQKTSHDPSFGNKGVLRIHLLEAQDLVAKDNLMGGMVKGKSDPYVKIHIGDTTFKSHVIKENLNPTWNEMYEMLLTPDNNLDVKFEVYDKDFESDDFLGRFKLKLGHIISSKYNDEWFTLNDIKHGRVHLVLEWLPTSTQRDRLDQVMQMQSSQTYQNKSVPSAALLFIYLERAHDLPLKKSGKEPKAAAELILGGTTYKTKVCDRSSSPHWNEAFDFLVHDPKKDILVIKLSSAWDQPMGSLVLPIRELLSKPDLLLDQWFGLDGALPKSQILLKAQLKILDSKMAALVAMGSGPVLSNKQTATTGQIQISLSFQKKLTVVIHACRGLVTSSKDSLDTYVSLILLPDKSKATKRKTTVKKKNLNPEFNERFEFDMSVEDARRRELSVCVKNASSSFMNRDKDVIGQVQIDLGHVDLVSGVTEWFDLKEEQN comes from the exons ATGTCGAACGTTGATTCAGGGCCGAAAAATGACTCGGACTCGGAAAAGAAGACCGAAGCAGCCCGGGACACTCCATCGGGAGAAATCGACGTCCCTAAAACTGAACTATTTGACGCCAAGGCGATTTTGTGGACTTTTGGCAAATGTCTCACCACCTTGTTGCCCGTGTACCTGGCTGGTTACTATCGGATGAGCACTAGTTTAGTGGTGTTTGGGATGATGGTTTACGCAGGATGGAAACACACACGTGAGGCGAAGGAAGCGAGACTGAAGTCAGCTATACAGTTAGTCAACGACGAACAAGAATACATATCCTCCAAATCATTTAGAAGCAGAAGAGACCTGCCTTCTTGG GTCAATTTTCCAGATGTGGAGAAAGTTGAATGGCTAAACAAG GTTATCCAGCAGGCCTGGCCATTCATTGGTCAGTATTTGGAGAAGCTGCTCACGGAAACCATTGCTCCATCCATCCGCGGCTCCAGCACTCATCTGCAGACGCTCAGCTTCACGAAGGTCGACTTTGGTGGCAAG CCGATGAAGGTGGTTGGAGTGAAGGCCCACACAGAAAATGATAAAGGTCAAATTCTGCTGGACGTTTACATCAG TTATGTGGGGGATGTTGAGATAAACGTGGAGGTGAAGAGGTATTTCTGCAAGGCTGGTGTGAAGGGGATACAG CTTCATGGAATGATGCGTGTGATTTTGGAGCCGCTGATTGGTGACGTCCCAATCGTGGGGGCCGTGACCATGTTCTTCATTCAAAGACCT aaacTGACCATTAACTGGACCGGTTTGACCAACCTGCTGGACATTCCAGGGCTCAA TGTGATGTCAGATACTATGATCATGGACGCGATTGCTTCATTCCTGGTTCTGCCCAATCGTCTCACTGTTCCTCTTGTGGCAGACCTGCAAGTGGCACAGCTGCGGTGCCCTTTACCCAgg GGAGTTGTGCGCATTCACCTGGTGGAGGCCGATGGTCTGGCTTCGAAGGATGGAGTGATGGCGGGTATGTCTGACCCGTATGCTACGCTCAGAGTCGGCCCGCAAACCTTCAAATCCCGCCATCTGGACAACACGCTCAATCCCAAATGGGGTGAAATATATGAG gtCATCGTTCATGAGGTGCCTGGTCAGGAGCTAGAGGTGGAAGTTTTTGATAAAGATCCCGATCATGATGATTTCCTGGGCAG AACAAAGTTAGATTTGGGGATTGTGAAGAAATCTAAAATAGTGGATGAG TGGTTCACCTTGAAGGATACCCCTACAGGACGGGTTCACCTCAGACTGGAGTGGCTGATGCTGGAAGCCGGCACAGAAAGACTGGAAGAG gttCTGAAGAGAAATGAAAGTGTGGTGAGTAAAACAGCAAAGCCGCCCTCAGCAGCCATCTTGGCAGTGTATCTGGACAAGGCTGAGGCACTTCCT ATGAAGAAAGGCAATAAGGATCCCAATCCGATCGTTCAGATCTCGGTGCAAGATGTGACTCGTGACAGCCGG ATTTGCTGGAATACAGTGAACCCCCAGTGGGAGGACGCTTTCACTTTCTTCATCAGAGACCCAAGCAAACAGGACATTAATGTACAG GTGAAGGACAATGACCGTGTTCAGGTTTTGGGAAGTCTGTCCATTCCTGTTTCCCGTCTTCTCTCTTGTCAAGATCTGAATATGGACGAGTGGTTTAATCTGGAGAACTCTGGTCCAGAAAGCCGCATCCACATCAACACAGTGCTCAGG GTGCTCTGGTTGGATGAAGCTGCTGCAACTGCTTCTCTCCTCTCCAGTGACCCTTTTTCAAAGAGTTCTGCCTCACGTCCGCAGAAGACAACGCCCCATTCCAGCTTCGCCTCCGAG GGGATGCTGCGTATCCACCTCGTGGAGGGTCAGAATCTGGTCGCAAAGGATAATCTGATGGGTGGGATGGTGAAGGGCAAGAGCGACCCGTATGTCAAGATCCAAGTCGGCGGTGAAACCTTTAAAAGTCATGTGATCAAGGAGAACCTCAACCCCACCTGGAACGAGATGTATGAG GTGGTTTTGACGCAGCTTCCCGGTCAGGAGTTGACGTTGGAAGTTTTTGATAGAGACATGGACATGAAAGATGACTTTATGGGCAG GCTGAAGATGAATCTGAGTGACATAATTAGCTCAGAGTACATTAACGAA TGGTTTACTCTGAGCGACGTTAAGCGTGGCCGCGTTCATCTCGCTCTGGAATGGCTGCCCACTGAAACACAACCAGAGAAACTACAGCAG GTGTTGCAGTACCAGTCCAAGAGCGTGTACCTGAATAAGAGCGTGCCGACTGCTGCTCTCCTGTTCGTGTATTTGGAGCGCGCTCATGAGCTTCCT TTGAAGAAGAGTGGAAAGGAGCCTAAAGTTGGAGCTGAGCTAATTTTGAGAGGAACTTCTCACAAAACTACG GTCTCTGACCGCACCAGCTCTCCTCAATGGGACGAAGCATTTCACTTCCTGGTTCGAGATCCATTGAACGAAAACCTTGTTGTGAAG TTGTCCCACAACTGGGACTTCTCTCTGGGATCTGTGGTGATTCCCATCAAAGAGCTTCTCTCTGAACCGGATCTGATGCTGGATCAGTGGCTCGATCTGGATGGAGCGTCACCTCAGAGTCAGATTCTGCTCAGAGCTCAGCTGAAG ATTCTTTGCCCTAAAGAGACGGAGAGCTCTGAAGACCACAAGGAGCCTAAAGCGTCCAGCATTAGAAGAAAACAGGAGGAAGAATTAGTGCAGAA GTCTATTATTGAGGAGGTCCCACCGTCTCCTGTCAGCAGGACTTCCTCTGTGTCAGTCCCAGAAGAGGAGGACGTCCCAGAGGTCCCGGAGGTCCCAGAAGTTTCCAGTTCTGATGACCTTCGACCCTTGCACACCAGCCCTGACCCCAGCTTTGGTGCCGAG GGCGTGCTCCGCCTCCACCTGCTAGAAGCTGAAGATCTGGTCGCGAAGGACAACATGATGGGAGGGATGGTGAAGGGGAAGAGCGACCCGTATGTCAAGATCCATATTGGAGACAAAATCTTCAAGAGTCATGTGATCAAGGAGAACCTCAACCCCACCTGGAACGAGATGTATGAG gtggTTCTGCCCTCCAGGTCGACCTCTGATGTACTTGTGGAGGTTTTTGACAAGGATGTGGACAAAGATGACTTTTTAGGAAG GGTGAAGATCAGCTTGCAGGAGATCATTGGCTCTCAGCTGACTGACGAG TGGTTTTCTCTGAATGACGTCAAGCGCGGCCGGGTTCACATGATCCTGGAGTGGCTTCCCGCAGTCGCACGACATGACCGACTACAAAAG GCTCTGGGGTTACAGTCAGAGCATTCGTACCTGAACAAATCTGTGCCGTCAGCAGCTCTGTTCTTCGTTCTGTTGGAGAGAGCTCACGACCTGCCG CTGAAGAAGAGCGGGAAGGAGCCTAAACCTGCTGCGGAGCTGGTGTTAGGGGACATTACCCATAAAACCAAG GTGTGTGAGCGCTCTATGTCTCCTGAGTGGAGTGAAGCTTTCCACTTCCTGGTCCACAACCCTACAGACGAGATTCTTATTATAAAG CTTTCAAGTGCCTTTGAGCAGCCCTTAGGATCAGTGGTTCTACCAATCAGAGAGCTGCTTTCAAAACCGGATCTGCTGATGGACCAATGGCTGAGTGTGGATGGAGCAGGTCCTGACAGTCAGATTCTGCTGAGGGCACAACTTAAG ATTTTGGACTCAAGTTTGGATACAAGTGTCCTTCGTCGTAAAAAGGCTGTTGTTGAAGAAGAGCGTCCAGCGGTTGAGCAGCACAAAGAAAAAGCTCCAGTCACTGTTGAACACTCACAAGCTGCAGTCAGTAAAGAGTCTGAGAAGAAAACGCTGCCAACAAAAGG GGTCAGTCAACTTGCAGCCTCTACTTTACCACGACCTATGTCACTGCCTCAAGAACCTCAGAAACAAACAGATGCCCAGGATATAGATGACCATCACACGCCATCTCTACCCAAAACACAGCCTGCCACTgag GATCTCAGCAAAGTCCCTGACTCCACTACTAATGAGGGTGGATACATGGAACCAATCAAAACATTTGGATCAGCCCACGAAGAGCAAAAACCAGAAGAGCA GTCTCACAAGTCGGTTTCTCCCAGTGCTCCTGCAGAGGAGTCAAAAGTAAGTAGTTCTACAGAACTACGACCCCAAAAGACCAGCCATGACCCCAGCTTTGGCAACAAa GGGGTGCTGCGTATCCATCTCTTGGAAGCTCAGGATCTGGTCGCGAAGGACAACCTGATGGGAGGGATGGTGAAGGGCAAGAGCGACCCGTATGTCAAGATCCATATCGGAGACACAACCTTTAAGAGTCATGTGATCAAGGAGAACCTCAACCCCACCTGGAACGAGATGTATGAG ATGCTTCTGACTCCTGATAACAATCTAGACGTGAAGTTCGAGGTCTATGATAAGGATTTTGAATCGGATGATTTCCTTGGAAG GTTCAAGCTCAAACTTGGACATATCATCAGTTCCAAGTACAATGATGAA TGGTTCACTCTGAATGATATAAAACACGGTCGAGTCCATTTGGTCCTTGAATGGCTTCCCACTTCAACACAGCGGGACAGATTAGATCAA gTAATGCAGATGCAAAGCTCTCAGACCTACCAGAACAAGTCTGTGCCGTCAGCAGCTctgttgtttatttacttaGAAAGAGCTCATGATCTGCCT TTGAAGAAAAGTGGAAAGGAACCTAAAGCTGCCGCTGAACTTATACTTGGAGGAACGACTTATAAAACCAAG GTGTGCGATCGCTCATCTTCTCCTCACTGGAATGAAGCCTTTGACTTTCTGGTTCACGACCCCAAAAAGGACATCCTTGTCATTAAG CTCTCAAGTGCCTGGGACCAACCCATGGGTTCTTTGGTTCTACCAATCAGAGAGCTGCTTTCAAAACCAGATCTACTGTTGGACCAATGGTTCGGTCTGGATGGAGCTTTGCCAAAGAGCCAGATCCTGCTCAAGGCGCAACTGAAG ATCTTGGATTCAAAAATGGCTGCTTTAGTGGCTATGGGTTCAGGTCCTGTGTTGAGTAACAAGCAGACGGCCACCACGGGTCAGATCCAAATCTCCCTTTCCTTCCAGAAGAAGCTGACCGTGGTCATCCACGCATGCAG gggTCTGGTTACATCATCTAAGGACAGTTTAGACACCTACGTCTCCCTCATTCTGCTGCCAGATAAAAGCAAGGCCACGAAAAGAAAGACGACtgtgaagaagaaaaatctgAACCCTGAGTTCAATGAAAG GTTTGAGTTTGATATGAGCGTGGAGGACGCTCGGAGACGAGAGCTCAGCGTCTGTGTGAAAAACGCGTCCTCGTCCTTCATGAATCGAGACAAAGACGTGATCGGCCAG GTGCAGATAGACCTGGGACATGTTGACTTGGTCTCTGGAGTCACAGAATG GTTTGATCTGAAAGAAGAGCAGAACTAG
- the esyt1b gene encoding extended synaptotagmin-1 isoform X2, producing the protein MSNVDSGPKNDSDSEKKTEAARDTPSGEIDVPKTELFDAKAILWTFGKCLTTLLPVYLAGYYRMSTSLVVFGMMVYAGWKHTREAKEARLKSAIQLVNDEQEYISSKSFRSRRDLPSWVNFPDVEKVEWLNKVIQQAWPFIGQYLEKLLTETIAPSIRGSSTHLQTLSFTKVDFGGKPMKVVGVKAHTENDKGQILLDVYISYVGDVEINVEVKRYFCKAGVKGIQLHGMMRVILEPLIGDVPIVGAVTMFFIQRPKLTINWTGLTNLLDIPGLNVMSDTMIMDAIASFLVLPNRLTVPLVADLQVAQLRCPLPRGVVRIHLVEADGLASKDGVMAGMSDPYATLRVGPQTFKSRHLDNTLNPKWGEIYEVIVHEVPGQELEVEVFDKDPDHDDFLGRTKLDLGIVKKSKIVDEWFTLKDTPTGRVHLRLEWLMLEAGTERLEEVLKRNESVVSKTAKPPSAAILAVYLDKAEALPMKKGNKDPNPIVQISVQDVTRDSRICWNTVNPQWEDAFTFFIRDPSKQDINVQVKDNDRVQVLGSLSIPVSRLLSCQDLNMDEWFNLENSGPESRIHINTVLRVLWLDEAAATASLLSSDPFSKSSASRPQKTTPHSSFASEGMLRIHLVEGQNLVAKDNLMGGMVKGKSDPYVKIQVGGETFKSHVIKENLNPTWNEMYEVVLPSRSTSDVLVEVFDKDVDKDDFLGRVKISLQEIIGSQLTDEWFSLNDVKRGRVHMILEWLPAVARHDRLQKALGLQSEHSYLNKSVPSAALFFVLLERAHDLPLKKSGKEPKPAAELVLGDITHKTKVCERSMSPEWSEAFHFLVHNPTDEILIIKLSSAFEQPLGSVVLPIRELLSKPDLLMDQWLSVDGAGPDSQILLRAQLKILDSSLDTSVLRRKKAVVEEERPAVEQHKEKAPVTVEHSQAAVSKESEKKTLPTKGVSQLAASTLPRPMSLPQEPQKQTDAQDIDDHHTPSLPKTQPATEDLSKVPDSTTNEGGYMEPIKTFGSAHEEQKPEEQSHKSVSPSAPAEESKVSSSTELRPQKTSHDPSFGNKGVLRIHLLEAQDLVAKDNLMGGMVKGKSDPYVKIHIGDTTFKSHVIKENLNPTWNEMYEMLLTPDNNLDVKFEVYDKDFESDDFLGRFKLKLGHIISSKYNDEWFTLNDIKHGRVHLVLEWLPTSTQRDRLDQVMQMQSSQTYQNKSVPSAALLFIYLERAHDLPLKKSGKEPKAAAELILGGTTYKTKVCDRSSSPHWNEAFDFLVHDPKKDILVIKLSSAWDQPMGSLVLPIRELLSKPDLLLDQWFGLDGALPKSQILLKAQLKILDSKMAALVAMGSGPVLSNKQTATTGQIQISLSFQKKLTVVIHACRGLVTSSKDSLDTYVSLILLPDKSKATKRKTTVKKKNLNPEFNERFEFDMSVEDARRRELSVCVKNASSSFMNRDKDVIGQVQIDLGHVDLVSGVTEWFDLKEEQN; encoded by the exons ATGTCGAACGTTGATTCAGGGCCGAAAAATGACTCGGACTCGGAAAAGAAGACCGAAGCAGCCCGGGACACTCCATCGGGAGAAATCGACGTCCCTAAAACTGAACTATTTGACGCCAAGGCGATTTTGTGGACTTTTGGCAAATGTCTCACCACCTTGTTGCCCGTGTACCTGGCTGGTTACTATCGGATGAGCACTAGTTTAGTGGTGTTTGGGATGATGGTTTACGCAGGATGGAAACACACACGTGAGGCGAAGGAAGCGAGACTGAAGTCAGCTATACAGTTAGTCAACGACGAACAAGAATACATATCCTCCAAATCATTTAGAAGCAGAAGAGACCTGCCTTCTTGG GTCAATTTTCCAGATGTGGAGAAAGTTGAATGGCTAAACAAG GTTATCCAGCAGGCCTGGCCATTCATTGGTCAGTATTTGGAGAAGCTGCTCACGGAAACCATTGCTCCATCCATCCGCGGCTCCAGCACTCATCTGCAGACGCTCAGCTTCACGAAGGTCGACTTTGGTGGCAAG CCGATGAAGGTGGTTGGAGTGAAGGCCCACACAGAAAATGATAAAGGTCAAATTCTGCTGGACGTTTACATCAG TTATGTGGGGGATGTTGAGATAAACGTGGAGGTGAAGAGGTATTTCTGCAAGGCTGGTGTGAAGGGGATACAG CTTCATGGAATGATGCGTGTGATTTTGGAGCCGCTGATTGGTGACGTCCCAATCGTGGGGGCCGTGACCATGTTCTTCATTCAAAGACCT aaacTGACCATTAACTGGACCGGTTTGACCAACCTGCTGGACATTCCAGGGCTCAA TGTGATGTCAGATACTATGATCATGGACGCGATTGCTTCATTCCTGGTTCTGCCCAATCGTCTCACTGTTCCTCTTGTGGCAGACCTGCAAGTGGCACAGCTGCGGTGCCCTTTACCCAgg GGAGTTGTGCGCATTCACCTGGTGGAGGCCGATGGTCTGGCTTCGAAGGATGGAGTGATGGCGGGTATGTCTGACCCGTATGCTACGCTCAGAGTCGGCCCGCAAACCTTCAAATCCCGCCATCTGGACAACACGCTCAATCCCAAATGGGGTGAAATATATGAG gtCATCGTTCATGAGGTGCCTGGTCAGGAGCTAGAGGTGGAAGTTTTTGATAAAGATCCCGATCATGATGATTTCCTGGGCAG AACAAAGTTAGATTTGGGGATTGTGAAGAAATCTAAAATAGTGGATGAG TGGTTCACCTTGAAGGATACCCCTACAGGACGGGTTCACCTCAGACTGGAGTGGCTGATGCTGGAAGCCGGCACAGAAAGACTGGAAGAG gttCTGAAGAGAAATGAAAGTGTGGTGAGTAAAACAGCAAAGCCGCCCTCAGCAGCCATCTTGGCAGTGTATCTGGACAAGGCTGAGGCACTTCCT ATGAAGAAAGGCAATAAGGATCCCAATCCGATCGTTCAGATCTCGGTGCAAGATGTGACTCGTGACAGCCGG ATTTGCTGGAATACAGTGAACCCCCAGTGGGAGGACGCTTTCACTTTCTTCATCAGAGACCCAAGCAAACAGGACATTAATGTACAG GTGAAGGACAATGACCGTGTTCAGGTTTTGGGAAGTCTGTCCATTCCTGTTTCCCGTCTTCTCTCTTGTCAAGATCTGAATATGGACGAGTGGTTTAATCTGGAGAACTCTGGTCCAGAAAGCCGCATCCACATCAACACAGTGCTCAGG GTGCTCTGGTTGGATGAAGCTGCTGCAACTGCTTCTCTCCTCTCCAGTGACCCTTTTTCAAAGAGTTCTGCCTCACGTCCGCAGAAGACAACGCCCCATTCCAGCTTCGCCTCCGAG GGGATGCTGCGTATCCACCTCGTGGAGGGTCAGAATCTGGTCGCAAAGGATAATCTGATGGGTGGGATGGTGAAGGGCAAGAGCGACCCGTATGTCAAGATCCAAGTCGGCGGTGAAACCTTTAAAAGTCATGTGATCAAGGAGAACCTCAACCCCACCTGGAACGAGATGTATGAG gtggTTCTGCCCTCCAGGTCGACCTCTGATGTACTTGTGGAGGTTTTTGACAAGGATGTGGACAAAGATGACTTTTTAGGAAG GGTGAAGATCAGCTTGCAGGAGATCATTGGCTCTCAGCTGACTGACGAG TGGTTTTCTCTGAATGACGTCAAGCGCGGCCGGGTTCACATGATCCTGGAGTGGCTTCCCGCAGTCGCACGACATGACCGACTACAAAAG GCTCTGGGGTTACAGTCAGAGCATTCGTACCTGAACAAATCTGTGCCGTCAGCAGCTCTGTTCTTCGTTCTGTTGGAGAGAGCTCACGACCTGCCG CTGAAGAAGAGCGGGAAGGAGCCTAAACCTGCTGCGGAGCTGGTGTTAGGGGACATTACCCATAAAACCAAG GTGTGTGAGCGCTCTATGTCTCCTGAGTGGAGTGAAGCTTTCCACTTCCTGGTCCACAACCCTACAGACGAGATTCTTATTATAAAG CTTTCAAGTGCCTTTGAGCAGCCCTTAGGATCAGTGGTTCTACCAATCAGAGAGCTGCTTTCAAAACCGGATCTGCTGATGGACCAATGGCTGAGTGTGGATGGAGCAGGTCCTGACAGTCAGATTCTGCTGAGGGCACAACTTAAG ATTTTGGACTCAAGTTTGGATACAAGTGTCCTTCGTCGTAAAAAGGCTGTTGTTGAAGAAGAGCGTCCAGCGGTTGAGCAGCACAAAGAAAAAGCTCCAGTCACTGTTGAACACTCACAAGCTGCAGTCAGTAAAGAGTCTGAGAAGAAAACGCTGCCAACAAAAGG GGTCAGTCAACTTGCAGCCTCTACTTTACCACGACCTATGTCACTGCCTCAAGAACCTCAGAAACAAACAGATGCCCAGGATATAGATGACCATCACACGCCATCTCTACCCAAAACACAGCCTGCCACTgag GATCTCAGCAAAGTCCCTGACTCCACTACTAATGAGGGTGGATACATGGAACCAATCAAAACATTTGGATCAGCCCACGAAGAGCAAAAACCAGAAGAGCA GTCTCACAAGTCGGTTTCTCCCAGTGCTCCTGCAGAGGAGTCAAAAGTAAGTAGTTCTACAGAACTACGACCCCAAAAGACCAGCCATGACCCCAGCTTTGGCAACAAa GGGGTGCTGCGTATCCATCTCTTGGAAGCTCAGGATCTGGTCGCGAAGGACAACCTGATGGGAGGGATGGTGAAGGGCAAGAGCGACCCGTATGTCAAGATCCATATCGGAGACACAACCTTTAAGAGTCATGTGATCAAGGAGAACCTCAACCCCACCTGGAACGAGATGTATGAG ATGCTTCTGACTCCTGATAACAATCTAGACGTGAAGTTCGAGGTCTATGATAAGGATTTTGAATCGGATGATTTCCTTGGAAG GTTCAAGCTCAAACTTGGACATATCATCAGTTCCAAGTACAATGATGAA TGGTTCACTCTGAATGATATAAAACACGGTCGAGTCCATTTGGTCCTTGAATGGCTTCCCACTTCAACACAGCGGGACAGATTAGATCAA gTAATGCAGATGCAAAGCTCTCAGACCTACCAGAACAAGTCTGTGCCGTCAGCAGCTctgttgtttatttacttaGAAAGAGCTCATGATCTGCCT TTGAAGAAAAGTGGAAAGGAACCTAAAGCTGCCGCTGAACTTATACTTGGAGGAACGACTTATAAAACCAAG GTGTGCGATCGCTCATCTTCTCCTCACTGGAATGAAGCCTTTGACTTTCTGGTTCACGACCCCAAAAAGGACATCCTTGTCATTAAG CTCTCAAGTGCCTGGGACCAACCCATGGGTTCTTTGGTTCTACCAATCAGAGAGCTGCTTTCAAAACCAGATCTACTGTTGGACCAATGGTTCGGTCTGGATGGAGCTTTGCCAAAGAGCCAGATCCTGCTCAAGGCGCAACTGAAG ATCTTGGATTCAAAAATGGCTGCTTTAGTGGCTATGGGTTCAGGTCCTGTGTTGAGTAACAAGCAGACGGCCACCACGGGTCAGATCCAAATCTCCCTTTCCTTCCAGAAGAAGCTGACCGTGGTCATCCACGCATGCAG gggTCTGGTTACATCATCTAAGGACAGTTTAGACACCTACGTCTCCCTCATTCTGCTGCCAGATAAAAGCAAGGCCACGAAAAGAAAGACGACtgtgaagaagaaaaatctgAACCCTGAGTTCAATGAAAG GTTTGAGTTTGATATGAGCGTGGAGGACGCTCGGAGACGAGAGCTCAGCGTCTGTGTGAAAAACGCGTCCTCGTCCTTCATGAATCGAGACAAAGACGTGATCGGCCAG GTGCAGATAGACCTGGGACATGTTGACTTGGTCTCTGGAGTCACAGAATG GTTTGATCTGAAAGAAGAGCAGAACTAG
- the eif6 gene encoding eukaryotic translation initiation factor 6, with the protein MAVRASFEKNNEIGCFAKLTNTYCLVAIGGSENFYSVFEGELSETMPVVHASIAGCRIIGRMCVGNRHGLLVPNNTTDQELQHIRNCLPESVRIQRVEERLSALGNVISCNDYVALVHPDLDRETEEILADTLKVEVFRQTIAEQVLVGSYCAFSNQGGLVHPKTSIEDQDELSSLLQVPLVAGTVNRGSEVIAAGMVVNDWCAFCGLDTTSTELSVIESVFRLSETQPSAIATTMRDSLIDSLT; encoded by the exons ATGGCAGTCCGTGCAtcttttgagaaaaataatgaaattggGTGCTTTGCCAAGCTGACAAACACGTATTGCTTAGTGGCGATTGGTGGTTCAGAAAACTTTTACAG TGTCTTTGAAGGTGAACTGTCAGAAACGATGCCTGTCGTTCATGCCTCTATAGCAGGATGTCGAATTATTGGCAGAATGTGTGTTG GAAATCGTCACGGTCTCTTGGTGCCCAACAACACGACAGATCAAGAGTTACAGCACATCAGAAACTGCCTGCCGGAGTCGGTGCGGATTCAGAGAGTAGAAGAGCGTCTTTCTGCGCTGGGGAACGTCATCTCTTGTAACGACTACGTTGCTCTAGTTCATCCTGATCTTGACAGA GAAACAGAAGAGATTCTTGCAGACACTCTCAAGGTGGAAGTGTTCAGACAGACGATTGCGGAGCAGGTGCTTGTGGGTAGTTACTGTGCCTTCAGTAACCAGGGAGGCCTCGTCCACCCCAAAACCTCCATAGAAGATCAAGATGAACTCTCGTCACTCCTACAAGTACCTTTAGTG gcCGGGACGGTCAACCGCGGCAGCGAGGTTATCGCTGCTGGTATGGTGGTGAACGACTGGTGTGCCTTCTGTGGACTGGACACCACGAGCACTGAGCTGTCCGTCATCGAGAGCGTCTTCAGACTGAGTGAAACGCAGCCCAGCGCCATCGCGACCACCATGAGAGACTCGCTCATCGACAG TCTCACATAA